AAACCCTGGCCCGGGCCATGGCGGTCCTGCGTGGGCGCGAACATGGTGCCCAGGAACAGCATGAAGCCGTCGGGGTACTGGTGGCAGGGGCCGCTGGCCTGGGCCACGAGATCCAGCGGGTCGCGGCTGATGCGGGCGAGCGAGCTGCTGCCGTGCATCACGAAGCCGTCGGGGCCGTCCACCCGCATCGACAGCTCGCAGCGGCGCACCTCGTCGATGCCGAACTGCGCATCGAACAGCCGGATGAAGGGCCCGATGGCGCAGCTTGCGTTGTTGTCCTTGGCCTTGCCCAGCAGCAGGGCGCTGCGGCCCTCGAAGTCGCGCAGGTTGACGTCGTTGCCCAGGGTGGCGCCGCGGACCTCGCCGCGCGAGTTGACGGCCAGCACCACCTCGGGCTCGGGGTTGTTCCAGGCGCTCTTGGGGTGCAGCCCCACCTCCGCGCCGGTGCCCACGGCGCTCATCGGCTGCGCCTTGGTGAAGATTTCCGCGTCGGGGCCGATGCCCACCTCGAGGTACTGCGACCACAGGCCCTGGGCCACCAGCACCTCCTTGAGCGCCAGGGCCTCGGGCGAGCCGGGCACCACGCTGGCCAGGTTGTCGCCGATCACCGACACCACCGCCGCGCGCACCGCCTCGGCCCGGCCGGCATCGCCGCGCGCCTGCTCCTCGATCACGCGTTCGAGCATCGAGGCCACGAAGGTCACGCCCGCGGCCTTGATCGCCTGCAGGTCGCAGGGCGCCAGCAGCCAGGGGCGGGCCTCGTCCCGGGTGCCGGCGGCGCTGTTCGCGAGCACGGCGGCGGTGTCGGCCAGGCGTGGGGCTGCGTGCGTGCGCACGGCGCCGGCCGCATCGGGCAGGTCGAGCAGCTGGCTGGCGGTGGCGGCGAGGCGGGAGAGGTCGTACAGGCCGTCTTCCTGCACACGCACCAGGGCCGGGCCGGCGCCCGGCAGCCAGAGCCGGCCGATCAGCAGGGCCTGCGCAGGGTCGCGCGGCAGGCAGGCGCTGGTTTCGAGATGATTTTGCATGGAGGTCCGCGTGCAGTGGGCGTCGGTTGCTATCAAATCAAGAGTGGAGCGCGGAAATGGAAAAGGACAGGGATTGCCTGTCCTTCACGGGGCGTGCGCGCGGCCCGCTTACTTTTTCTTGGCCTGGCCCGCGGCCCACTTGCCGGCGAAGGCCTGCAGGTCGGACAGGCGCTTGAGCAGGTCGGTGCCCGAGAGGGTGAGGCTGTAGCCTTCGCTGGCGTGGTTGACGAGGCCGGCCTCGCGCAGTTCCTTGAGGCGGGTGTTCAGGGTGTTCGGGGTGATGCCGCCCACGCTGTCCTGCAGCAGGCGAAAGGTCTGGGGATGGCCGTCCCGGAGCGCCCACAGGACGCGGATGGCATAGCGGGACTCCAGCAGATCCAGCAACTGGCTGACGGCGGCATTTTCCTTGGAACTCATTCTGCGATCTCCTCGAGTCGGTGATTGAACTGGCAGCGCAGGCTGCGTGCCCATGGCTGGCAAGGGCGGCCTGAATATATCGCAGATTCCGGCGTGCTACAAGTTTCATAGCTGCAAACGCATGAAAGACGTGCGCCCTCGGACCACGGGGCCTCCGGCGCCGGGGGCTCAGGCGTAGATTTTCTGCAGCAGCCGGATCAGGGTCTTCTGCTCGGCCGGGCTCAGGTTGGCGGTGGACAGTTGCTCGAGCTCCAGCACCGTGCGCTCGGCGTCGCGCATCAGCTTCTGGCCGGCCGGCCGCAGGTGCAGGCCCATGGCGCGGCCGTCGCGCGGATGCGGCCGCCGCTCGATCAGGCTGCGCTTGTCGAGCGTGCTGATCAGGCCCACCAGGTTGGGCGGCAGGATGCTGAGCGCGGTGCAGAGCTGGCGCGAGGTGATGCCCGGGTTGTGCTTGATCAGCGAGAGCACCGAGAAATCGGCCATGCCCAGCTCGTACACCGCCATGCGCTGCATGAAGTTGGGTGTGATCATGAGCATGGCGCGGCGCGTGTTGTAGCCCACCAGGCTTTCGAGGAAGCCGGCGTCGATGGTTTCGGCCGCGCTGGCGCGCGGGGTCTTGGCGGGGGCGGTGGAGCTCATCCGGGGCGGGGCAGCGGGTTGCGGGAAATGGCGCCTACCTTACACCAGCGCGCGGCGGCTCAGGGGGCCGTGCAGCGAAAGCTCGCCGCCTGCTCAGCGTCGCCGCCCTGGTAGCGCGCCACCTGCGGGTGCGGGCACAAAAGGCGCGTGCGCGTGGGGCTCCAATCGGCGGGCACCTCGGGGTTGGGCACGGCTGAACCGGCGCCGCGCGCGTGGGCCACCAGGGCCTCGGGCGCCTGGCCCTGCTCGACCCACTTCACGAGCGCGTCCACCATGTCCACCTGGTCGGTGGCCGGGCCGCCGCGGCTGTGGTTCATGCCGGGCACGAGGTACAGCCGCGCCTGCCGCTCGGCCGCGCTGCCGTGGGCGGCGCGCAGGCCGTCGTACCAGCGCAGGGTATCGAGCACCGAGAACACCGGGTCGGCCGCGCCGTGGAAGGCGATCAGTTTGCCGCCGTGCGCCACGAAGTCGCGCAGCGTGGGGTCGGGCGGGGTCATGAAGCCGAGCGCCGACTCGCGGTAGCGGCCGTCGGTGGCCGAGATCTTGGCCAGCGCCTGGTCCAGCGGGAAGCCCAGCGCGTAGTCGATCAGCGAGTTGCCCTGGCCCGTGACCACGGCGGGCGAGGCCGGCGGCGTGGTCATCACGAAGGCCAGCGCGATCGCGTCGCGCGGGCCCACGCTGGACTCGAACTTCCAGGTGGCCCAGTCGCGGCCGGCCACGCCCGGGTCCCAGGCCAGGCCGGAGTACAGCCGCGTGCCGGCGGTGTCCACCGGGCCGGCGAACACGCGCGCCAGCGTGGCCTTCTGCGCGCCGCTCAGGCACTGGCCGTTGGGGGTGGCGCCGGCATTGCAGGCCGGCACGTCGCGCTCGACGCTGAAAGCCGCCTGGCAGCCGGCCAGATCGGCCACGATGCCGTCGGCCAGGCCGTCCAGCGCATCGCAGCGCGCGAGGATGCGCTGCGCCAGCAGGGCCAGGTCGGCCGGGCTCAGCGCGCTGCGCAGATCGGGCCGCTGGGTGGCAGGGTTCTGGCGTGCGATGGCGGCGAACTGCTGGGCGCCCCAGACCTGGGCCACCGCGGCGCGCGGCAGGTTGTAGCCGGGCGTGCTGACCAGGATGCCGTCATAGGCCTGCGGCAGGCGCGAGGCCGCCACCAGGCCGTGGCGCCCGCCGTTGGAGGTGCCCACCAGGTAGGAGCGGTCGGGCCGCTTGCCGTAGTAGGCCTGGATCAGCGCCTTGGCCATGGGCGTGAGCTGGGCCACGGCGTTGTAGCCGTAGTCGAGCCGCGCCTGCGGGTCCAGCCCGAAGGTGGCGCCGCCGATCGGCGTGCTGCGGTCGAAGGCGTGGCCGGCGTCGGAGCTGATCACCGCAAAGCCCTTGAGCAGGCCGTTGCTGCTCGGGCCGCCGCCCAGGATGTCGCCGTAGGCCGGGGTCTGGAAGCCGTCGAGCCCGCCATTGGCCTGGTAGAAGAAGCGGCCGTTCCAGGCCGTGGGCAGGCGCATCTCGAAGCCGATGGCGTAGGGCTTGCCATCCACCGGGCCGATGCGCTCGTTCATCAGGCCCTTGACCACGCAGTGCTCGGGCATCGGCTCGGCGATGCCCGGCAGCCTGAGCTGGCCCGCCGCCACGCGCTCGGCCGAGACCAGCCGGGTCTGCGGGTGGCTGAAGCGCGCCGCCAGGGCGTCGCAGGCCAGCACCGCCTGGGCGGGGGTGGCCGGCAGCCGGGCGGGGCCGCCGGTGCCGGCGCAGCCGGCCAGCGCCAACAGGGCGGAGGCCAGCAGTGCAAAGCGCAGGCAGGAAGGAGCGGTGTGGGGACGCATGGCGTTGTCTCCTGGGGCGTTTTCTTGAGGGGCCGAGCCGGTGTGTGGGGCGCTCAGCCGGGCAGCGGCCCGCACAGCGCCTGTAGCAGCTTCAGGCGCAGGTCGAACTCGGGCAGCACGCGGGCGCGCAGGGCGGCGGCGGGTGCGCTCCAGCGCGGCGCCTGGGCGCCGGGGGCGCGCTCGATCTGCGTCCAGGCCCAGGCCAGCAGGGCCAGCGCCACGGCGCGCAGGTAGTCGTCGGCGGCCTCGCTGGCCAGCAGGGGGCGCGTCCTGGCGGCCTCGGCCAGCGTGGCGGTGAGGTAGCGCAGCTCGGCGAAGCGGCGCAGCACGTCGGCGTCGGCCGCGCGGCCGGCGTCGAGCCCGGCGCGCA
This Variovorax terrae DNA region includes the following protein-coding sequences:
- a CDS encoding MarR family winged helix-turn-helix transcriptional regulator; translation: MSSTAPAKTPRASAAETIDAGFLESLVGYNTRRAMLMITPNFMQRMAVYELGMADFSVLSLIKHNPGITSRQLCTALSILPPNLVGLISTLDKRSLIERRPHPRDGRAMGLHLRPAGQKLMRDAERTVLELEQLSTANLSPAEQKTLIRLLQKIYA
- a CDS encoding winged helix-turn-helix transcriptional regulator, with protein sequence MSSKENAAVSQLLDLLESRYAIRVLWALRDGHPQTFRLLQDSVGGITPNTLNTRLKELREAGLVNHASEGYSLTLSGTDLLKRLSDLQAFAGKWAAGQAKKK
- a CDS encoding fumarylacetoacetate hydrolase family protein, with amino-acid sequence MQNHLETSACLPRDPAQALLIGRLWLPGAGPALVRVQEDGLYDLSRLAATASQLLDLPDAAGAVRTHAAPRLADTAAVLANSAAGTRDEARPWLLAPCDLQAIKAAGVTFVASMLERVIEEQARGDAGRAEAVRAAVVSVIGDNLASVVPGSPEALALKEVLVAQGLWSQYLEVGIGPDAEIFTKAQPMSAVGTGAEVGLHPKSAWNNPEPEVVLAVNSRGEVRGATLGNDVNLRDFEGRSALLLGKAKDNNASCAIGPFIRLFDAQFGIDEVRRCELSMRVDGPDGFVMHGSSSLARISRDPLDLVAQASGPCHQYPDGFMLFLGTMFAPTQDRHGPGQGFTHVVGDVVSIGTPQLGTLVNRVNTSDRVAPWRYGAVALMRDLARRGLLA
- a CDS encoding tannase/feruloyl esterase family alpha/beta hydrolase; the protein is MRPHTAPSCLRFALLASALLALAGCAGTGGPARLPATPAQAVLACDALAARFSHPQTRLVSAERVAAGQLRLPGIAEPMPEHCVVKGLMNERIGPVDGKPYAIGFEMRLPTAWNGRFFYQANGGLDGFQTPAYGDILGGGPSSNGLLKGFAVISSDAGHAFDRSTPIGGATFGLDPQARLDYGYNAVAQLTPMAKALIQAYYGKRPDRSYLVGTSNGGRHGLVAASRLPQAYDGILVSTPGYNLPRAAVAQVWGAQQFAAIARQNPATQRPDLRSALSPADLALLAQRILARCDALDGLADGIVADLAGCQAAFSVERDVPACNAGATPNGQCLSGAQKATLARVFAGPVDTAGTRLYSGLAWDPGVAGRDWATWKFESSVGPRDAIALAFVMTTPPASPAVVTGQGNSLIDYALGFPLDQALAKISATDGRYRESALGFMTPPDPTLRDFVAHGGKLIAFHGAADPVFSVLDTLRWYDGLRAAHGSAAERQARLYLVPGMNHSRGGPATDQVDMVDALVKWVEQGQAPEALVAHARGAGSAVPNPEVPADWSPTRTRLLCPHPQVARYQGGDAEQAASFRCTAP